In Calliopsis andreniformis isolate RMS-2024a chromosome 6, iyCalAndr_principal, whole genome shotgun sequence, a single genomic region encodes these proteins:
- the Ranbp3 gene encoding ran-binding protein 3, with protein MADSKESTEETSKPSYILKVDPPQDSTEDPPKNSTNDKMENQSTENSTQESSSSSAKSITKTTHRVVAASKFGNPFGSNDTTNSLSSKTKSSILRPSQLSAVTNSQPANKTVLKPAKFQNPFLKVTETGSEDKGDSTDQNNKNNGKETKNEEKPAEEAKPPTFLSLGVSTKDNEKNSVNNTTTVTPEPSFVFGQNLKERVVVANDTESLEKTESEQKKDESTNENGSAELLFSNAPAACRTTARPGLTLTQAAQELEEANRANKRKYSQVTPLTGEEGETNVLQINCKLFAFDKASSGWQERGRGTLRLNDLDEESRLVGRTAGTQRLILNTKVWPGMTAERAAPKSLRLTAMDVHGDVRIFIVQAAPKEIEQLHTLLQQRLKRAQERQPKKLATDH; from the exons ATGGCGGACTCCAAGG AAAGCACAGAAGAAACCAGCAAGCCGTCGTATATTTTAAAGGTAGATCCACCGCAGGACTCGACGGAGGATCCACCTAAAAATTCTACCAATG ACAAAATGGAGAATCAATCTACAGAAAACAGTACTCAGGAATCTTCATCGAGTTCCGCCAAGTCTATCACTAAAACAACCC ATCGTGTGGTGGCTGCCTCAAAGTTTGGAAATCCATTTGGCTCCAATGATACTACCAACTCCTTGAGTAGCAAAACGAAGTCTTCGATATTGAGGCCCTCTCAATTGAGTGCAGTAACAAATAGTCAACCAGCTAATAAAACGGTCTTAAAACCAGCTAAATTTCAAAACCCATTCTTGAAAGTAACAGAAACTGGCTCAGAAGATAAAGGTGATTCTACAGACCAAAACAACAAGAACAATGGGAAGGAAACCAAAAATGAAGAGAAACCGGCAGAGGAGGCAAAACCACCTACGTTTTTATCACTCGGAGTGAGCACAAAGGATAACGAAAAGAATAGTGTAAATAATACTACTACTGTGACACCAGAACCAAGCTTCGTATTCGGACAAAACTTAAAAGAACGCGTCGTAGTCGCGAATGACACAGAATCTTTAGAAAAGACAGAGAGTGAACAGAAGAAGGATGAGAGTACAAACGAAAACGGTTCTGCAGAGCTATTATTTTCAAATGCACCTGCAGCGTGTCGCACCACAGCTCGGCCCGGTTTGACGTTAACACAGGCGGCACAAGAATTAGAAGAAGCAAATCGTGCGAACAAACGAAAATATAGCCAAGTGACACCGTTGACTGGTGAAGAGGGCGAGACGAATGTCCTTCAAATTAACTGCAAACTTTTCGCATTCGACAAG GCTAGTAGCGGGTGGCAAGAAAGAGGAAGGGGTACGTTGCGATTAAATGACCTTGACGAAGAGTCCCGCCTGGTGGGTCGTACTGCAGGCACTCaaagattaattttaaatacGAAAGTGTGGCCTGGTATGACTGCAGAACGAGCTGCACCAAAGTCGCTTAGATTAACGGCAATGGACGTTCATGGTGATGTAAGGATTTTTATCGTTCAAGCGGCACCGaaggagatcgaacagttgcacACTTTGCTCCAACAGCGGTTGAAACGTGCTCAAGAACGTCAACCGAAGAAACTAGCGACTGATCACTGA